In a single window of the Micromonospora inositola genome:
- a CDS encoding nucleotidyltransferase domain-containing protein yields the protein MDGGGLVGRQLETVRAVVAWCAAARIAVWLRGGWAMDFHLGEVTRPHVDVDWYCWRADAERLAVLLRDQGWRPDPRMPAELQLDLLRDDVELSFAYLDRDADGRLVVGAGPWAGTPLPDGMLDGPRGRIGPVTAPVISVAAQIEFKEMFPVWMPDRPRRAKDAADIARLRASLPGQPAT from the coding sequence ATGGACGGGGGCGGACTGGTCGGGCGGCAGCTGGAGACGGTTCGGGCGGTGGTGGCATGGTGCGCGGCGGCCCGGATCGCGGTCTGGCTGCGCGGGGGCTGGGCGATGGACTTCCACCTCGGCGAGGTGACCCGGCCGCACGTGGACGTCGACTGGTACTGCTGGCGGGCCGACGCGGAACGGCTGGCCGTCCTGCTGCGTGACCAGGGGTGGCGGCCGGACCCCCGGATGCCGGCCGAACTGCAGCTCGACCTGCTCCGGGACGACGTCGAACTGAGCTTCGCCTACCTTGACCGGGACGCGGACGGCCGGCTGGTGGTCGGTGCCGGGCCGTGGGCCGGCACCCCGCTGCCCGACGGGATGCTGGACGGGCCACGGGGCCGGATCGGACCGGTCACCGCACCCGTGATCAGCGTGGCCGCGCAGATCGAGTTCAAGGAGATGTTCCCGGTCTGGATGCCCGACCGGCCCAGGCGGGCCAAGGACGCGGCGGACATCGCCCGCCTTCGAGCCAGCCTTCCCGGCCAGCCAGCCACCTGA